One stretch of Halobacillus litoralis DNA includes these proteins:
- a CDS encoding M20 peptidase aminoacylase family protein, whose product MEYKGHPSIETIYKHLHEHPEISWQENNTTDYIERRLGKTSFKVQRFDECPGLVAELGQGEPCVALRADMDALWQEVDGEFKANHSCGHDAHMSIVLHALFALEEKQAEWEGTLRVIFQPAEETIEGALAMVEKGVMDDVDYLFGLHLRPIQELRSGEFAPAIQHGAVRFLEGRIEGEDAHGARPHLNKNAIELGAELVQLLNNIHVDPMVPHSAKVTSFHSGGKSTNIIPGQATFSIDLRAQTNEVMDELVAKVKSVCDALSNLHGVSIQVEEKGKVPAAVVSEEAAGYLERAILKVIGEDALKATIQTTGGDDFHFYTIQRPELKASMLAVGCDLQPGLHHPNMTFDQSVMTDASRVLVEAVIGVLGNR is encoded by the coding sequence ATGGAATATAAAGGTCACCCATCCATTGAAACCATCTACAAACATTTACACGAGCACCCGGAAATCAGCTGGCAGGAAAATAATACGACCGATTACATAGAAAGACGATTAGGAAAGACGAGCTTCAAAGTTCAACGTTTTGATGAATGCCCGGGGTTGGTCGCAGAACTTGGTCAAGGAGAACCATGTGTGGCCCTTCGTGCAGACATGGATGCTCTTTGGCAGGAAGTGGACGGAGAATTCAAAGCCAACCATTCATGTGGACATGATGCCCACATGTCGATTGTTCTTCATGCTCTTTTTGCGCTGGAAGAGAAACAAGCGGAATGGGAAGGGACGTTACGCGTCATTTTTCAGCCGGCAGAGGAAACGATTGAAGGCGCTCTTGCTATGGTAGAAAAGGGAGTCATGGATGATGTGGATTACCTTTTCGGCCTCCATTTGAGACCAATCCAGGAGTTGAGGTCAGGAGAGTTTGCCCCAGCTATTCAACACGGGGCTGTACGTTTCCTCGAAGGACGGATAGAAGGAGAAGACGCTCATGGAGCGCGACCGCATCTAAATAAAAATGCGATTGAATTAGGTGCAGAATTGGTTCAGTTGCTTAATAACATCCACGTGGATCCAATGGTCCCCCACTCCGCTAAAGTGACCTCGTTCCACAGCGGAGGGAAAAGTACGAATATCATTCCAGGTCAAGCGACGTTTTCCATTGATCTAAGAGCTCAGACGAATGAAGTTATGGATGAATTGGTGGCTAAAGTAAAATCAGTCTGTGATGCCCTATCAAACTTGCATGGTGTGAGTATTCAAGTGGAGGAGAAGGGAAAAGTTCCAGCGGCAGTGGTCAGTGAGGAAGCAGCCGGTTATTTAGAACGAGCTATTCTTAAGGTCATAGGGGAAGATGCTTTAAAAGCAACCATTCAAACGACCGGAGGAGATGATTTTCACTTTTACACGATACAAAGGCCTGAGTTGAAGGCATCGATGCTTGCCGTCGGTTGTGATTTGCAGCCAGGGCTGCATCATCCGAATATGACATTTGATCAAAGCGTTATGACTGATGCTTCTCGTGTTTTAGTAGAGGCGGTGATTGGTGTTTTGGGAAACAGATAA
- a CDS encoding FadR/GntR family transcriptional regulator, with translation MNLTFNRIHPNQTKTMGIVSLIKDYLIEGKLKPGDKLPTEMELIEQLGVSRTPVREAIKILESIGVIQIKRGEGMFITDNSSKLTMNPLVFSLIMHSHNLEQLIEFRQHFEMLLMNMVITKEKKDLDKIEAVYQSQVERMTPDLTPEELVDIDLEFHYAILEETENPFTMEIGRTIYELIRPKMVHFKDPGGIERTLATHKEHLEFLKGEKLFDPKKAVTEMIKNNEDMIKD, from the coding sequence TTGAATCTTACATTCAACAGAATTCACCCGAATCAAACAAAGACGATGGGGATTGTTTCCTTGATCAAGGATTATTTAATTGAGGGGAAGCTGAAACCTGGAGATAAATTGCCGACCGAAATGGAGCTGATTGAACAATTAGGAGTGAGCCGTACACCTGTCCGGGAAGCAATCAAGATCCTTGAGTCGATCGGTGTTATTCAAATCAAACGCGGAGAAGGAATGTTCATTACTGATAACTCTTCCAAGTTGACGATGAACCCGCTTGTCTTCAGTTTGATCATGCATAGTCATAACCTCGAGCAGCTTATCGAATTTCGCCAACATTTTGAAATGCTGCTGATGAACATGGTCATTACGAAAGAAAAGAAAGATCTGGACAAGATTGAAGCGGTGTATCAATCTCAAGTGGAACGTATGACTCCTGACTTGACTCCAGAGGAGCTTGTGGACATCGATTTAGAATTCCACTATGCCATTTTAGAGGAAACTGAAAATCCGTTCACAATGGAAATTGGACGAACGATTTATGAATTGATTCGTCCGAAAATGGTGCATTTCAAAGATCCGGGAGGGATTGAAAGAACTTTAGCTACCCATAAAGAACACCTGGAATTTTTGAAAGGCGAAAAGCTCTTTGATCCGAAAAAAGCTGTCACTGAGATGATCAAGAATAATGAGGATATGATTAAAGATTAA
- a CDS encoding carbohydrate ABC transporter permease: MKNPNRKRKIISYLVITFSALIMLTPFVAAALNSLKSYTQYTAIPVEWIPNPFKWENYIEVWRMTDFAQYGWNSLVVTVLSVLGALFSCSMVAYAFARLEFPFKNSLFVMVLGTLMIPPVVMIIPQFIIFKNMGFLDTLVPLWILEWLAQPFGVFLMRQAFLSIPKSYEEAAKLDGCSPFQTYWRIFLPMCKPQLATLTIFTFMTKWNEIMAPVIYLSSEEKFTLPIGVLSMSGAWFGKEQYLVAAALMTLIPILIVFLFTEKFFVRGASSSGLK, encoded by the coding sequence ATGAAAAATCCCAATAGGAAAAGGAAGATTATCAGTTACCTAGTCATAACGTTCAGTGCTCTGATCATGCTGACGCCCTTTGTGGCGGCAGCGCTGAACTCTTTGAAATCCTACACTCAATATACGGCTATACCGGTCGAATGGATTCCCAATCCTTTCAAATGGGAGAACTATATAGAAGTGTGGCGGATGACGGATTTCGCTCAATACGGGTGGAACAGTTTGGTAGTGACGGTGCTGTCCGTACTTGGAGCACTGTTCTCCTGTTCTATGGTCGCGTACGCGTTTGCCCGTTTGGAATTTCCTTTTAAAAATTCTTTGTTCGTCATGGTTCTTGGAACCTTGATGATCCCGCCAGTCGTCATGATCATCCCGCAATTTATCATCTTTAAGAACATGGGTTTTTTAGATACGCTCGTTCCCTTGTGGATATTGGAATGGCTGGCCCAACCGTTCGGTGTTTTCCTGATGAGGCAGGCGTTCCTATCCATCCCTAAAAGTTATGAGGAGGCAGCGAAATTGGATGGATGTTCTCCGTTTCAAACCTATTGGAGAATCTTCCTGCCGATGTGTAAGCCGCAGTTAGCGACACTGACGATTTTTACATTCATGACTAAATGGAACGAAATCATGGCCCCTGTGATCTACCTATCCTCTGAGGAGAAATTCACGCTTCCCATCGGGGTATTGTCGATGTCTGGTGCCTGGTTCGGTAAGGAGCAGTACTTGGTGGCCGCGGCATTGATGACATTGATCCCTATCCTGATCGTGTTCCTCTTCACGGAGAAGTTTTTCGTCCGTGGAGCCAGTTCATCAGGTCTGAAATAA
- a CDS encoding Gfo/Idh/MocA family protein produces MMLTVGVIGGGLIAREHLEAIQTMNDLHSVALAEIDSSKRDALAGEYGLNGYTDYKQMIQETTPDIVIITLPHHLHKEAALFSAQKGCHLLLEKPMALNSEECEEIMKAAAEHKVQLLVGHIQHYFRENRMAKRVIQELELGDLVFINETRHLNYFTDDRPAWFLDPACSGGGIIMNIGAHCIDKVQWVVDELFTKVTSNLSYRFPGIEGAGLLHLETDSGIPVSISISGYTPVPRHVTEFVFTKGMMKVEVGKGVWVSKDGRYEQVYVSNQNQPFQDQLIELIDGITGKAPIENTGEYGKSIVQVIEAIYQSNQEAKTIRLSHSLHRKEGLV; encoded by the coding sequence ATGATGTTAACCGTCGGTGTAATCGGTGGAGGACTGATTGCGAGAGAACATCTGGAAGCCATCCAAACCATGAACGACCTTCATTCGGTAGCCTTAGCGGAGATCGATTCTTCCAAAAGAGATGCTTTAGCTGGAGAGTACGGGCTAAATGGTTATACCGACTACAAACAAATGATCCAGGAAACCACGCCGGACATTGTCATCATTACCCTGCCCCATCACTTACATAAGGAGGCAGCGCTATTTTCTGCCCAAAAAGGTTGTCACCTACTGCTGGAAAAACCGATGGCCTTAAACTCTGAAGAGTGTGAGGAAATTATGAAAGCTGCTGCAGAGCACAAGGTGCAGTTGCTGGTCGGACATATTCAGCACTATTTCCGGGAAAATAGGATGGCGAAGCGGGTGATCCAAGAGCTTGAGCTGGGCGACTTGGTGTTCATCAATGAAACGCGTCATCTCAACTACTTTACGGATGACCGGCCGGCATGGTTTCTGGATCCGGCATGCTCAGGAGGCGGCATCATTATGAACATTGGAGCTCACTGTATTGATAAGGTTCAATGGGTTGTTGATGAGCTTTTCACGAAGGTCACCTCCAACTTATCGTATCGATTCCCAGGAATTGAGGGGGCTGGACTGCTTCACTTGGAGACAGATTCAGGAATTCCCGTCAGTATTTCGATATCAGGGTACACCCCGGTCCCTCGGCATGTGACAGAATTCGTTTTTACAAAAGGTATGATGAAAGTTGAAGTAGGAAAAGGAGTGTGGGTCAGTAAAGATGGAAGGTATGAACAAGTCTACGTTTCCAATCAGAACCAACCTTTTCAAGATCAGTTGATTGAGTTGATCGATGGAATTACAGGGAAAGCTCCTATTGAAAATACGGGGGAGTATGGCAAGTCCATCGTTCAAGTCATTGAAGCTATCTACCAATCGAATCAGGAAGCGAAGACTATCCGTTTATCTCATTCGTTACACAGGAAGGAGGGACTCGTTTGA
- a CDS encoding aldo/keto reductase produces the protein MKKKQLGKSDLQVNPIGLGTNAVGGHNIYPNLDEEAGKDVVRTALNHGMNFLDTAYIYGPERSEELVGEVMKEYKRDEIVLATKGAHQFKGEDVVFNNEPSFLKKSVEDSLQRLSTDYTDLYYIHFPDEKTPKDEAVGALKELKDEGKIRSIGVSNFSVEQLKEANKDGYVDVIQGEYNLFKRKAENEMLPYTADNQISFVPYFPFASGLLAGKYDENTTFDDFRAKNPLFQGENFKQNLAKVDQLRPIAEEKRVEVPHIVLAWYLHQPSIDAVIHGAKRTEQVVDNLKTLDVQLTDQEISKISEIFS, from the coding sequence ATGAAAAAGAAACAGCTAGGAAAGTCAGATTTACAGGTGAACCCGATCGGACTTGGGACAAACGCTGTCGGTGGCCACAACATTTATCCGAACTTGGATGAAGAGGCCGGAAAAGACGTGGTCCGCACAGCTTTGAATCATGGAATGAATTTCTTGGATACAGCTTACATCTATGGACCTGAACGTTCCGAAGAACTGGTCGGAGAGGTCATGAAAGAGTATAAAAGGGATGAAATTGTTCTCGCAACGAAAGGAGCTCATCAATTCAAGGGAGAAGATGTCGTTTTTAACAATGAACCTTCCTTTTTGAAAAAATCGGTGGAAGACAGCCTTCAACGCTTGAGTACGGACTATACCGACCTCTACTACATCCATTTTCCTGACGAGAAGACACCGAAGGACGAAGCGGTGGGTGCATTGAAAGAGTTGAAAGATGAAGGAAAGATACGGTCCATTGGGGTTTCCAACTTCTCGGTGGAGCAACTGAAAGAAGCCAACAAAGACGGTTATGTGGATGTCATCCAAGGGGAGTACAATCTCTTCAAGCGCAAAGCGGAAAACGAAATGCTGCCCTACACGGCTGACAATCAAATCTCATTCGTTCCCTACTTCCCATTTGCCTCCGGTCTTCTGGCTGGAAAATATGATGAGAATACGACGTTTGATGATTTCCGTGCGAAGAACCCTCTTTTCCAGGGAGAGAACTTTAAACAAAATTTAGCTAAAGTCGATCAGTTAAGGCCTATAGCGGAAGAGAAGAGAGTGGAGGTTCCTCATATTGTGTTGGCCTGGTACTTGCATCAGCCATCCATTGATGCCGTCATTCATGGGGCGAAGCGTACGGAACAGGTAGTTGATAACTTGAAGACGTTGGATGTGCAATTGACTGATCAAGAAATTTCGAAAATCAGTGAGATTTTTTCTTAA
- a CDS encoding beta-N-acetylhexosaminidase: MNLRLEGDMEEFQAALDELVEVYGCSLNKEGGLQIEVHRWEHKNLKVTLNEKDGSIFYNQPIHFFRALGLLLEKAAQTSTFTIEETPQFTMNGIMLDCSRNGVMKPEQIKTMIRMMAVMGLNMLMLYMEDTYEIEEQPYFGYRRGRYSQNELKELDDYAAGFGIELIPSIQTLAHLSTFLRWDGNEALKDTSDILLAGAEETYELIEQMISSVMQPFRTKRIHIGMDEAHLLGRGQYLKKHGYRPSFEIMNDHLKEVLQITRNKGLDPMIWSDMYFRMASDQGHYYDLDAQIPEEVTEEMPKDVQYVYWDYYHEDEEFYRAFLQKHQSFGPKPLFAGGIWTWNGVSIHYPKTFRVIEASYGACKKEGIEEVFSTLWGDNGAETNPFLSLLGLQLIAEHGYAEEPDMEKVRGRFAFCTGADMDAFRKVGELDRPPGVEEGELEPANPSKYLLWQDPFVGLFDKQGEGLPLNTYYEDLHRQLERAKKDVGSRSWILEVPGQICAVLSLKSELNHQLKTAYEEKDSKALQQMKEQLLPNLFLEVERLRDMHYEQWMKVNKPFGWEVLDIRYGGVMARLRTAIRRLSDYLEGHITEIPELEEARLPFSSRENGYVRCNDYQSIASANPL, translated from the coding sequence TTGAACTTAAGATTGGAAGGCGATATGGAAGAATTTCAAGCAGCGCTGGACGAGCTCGTAGAAGTCTATGGATGCTCACTGAATAAAGAAGGTGGTCTGCAGATTGAGGTGCACCGGTGGGAGCATAAAAACTTAAAGGTCACTTTGAATGAAAAGGATGGATCTATTTTTTACAACCAGCCGATTCATTTTTTCAGGGCGTTGGGATTATTGCTGGAAAAAGCGGCTCAAACTTCTACTTTCACGATTGAGGAAACCCCGCAGTTCACGATGAACGGAATCATGCTCGACTGCTCCAGGAACGGTGTCATGAAGCCGGAACAAATCAAAACGATGATCCGGATGATGGCTGTGATGGGTTTGAATATGCTGATGCTTTATATGGAAGATACATATGAGATTGAAGAGCAGCCCTACTTTGGCTACAGGCGCGGTCGCTACAGTCAAAATGAATTGAAGGAATTGGACGATTACGCAGCTGGTTTTGGGATCGAACTGATTCCAAGCATTCAGACGCTTGCTCATTTGTCGACCTTTTTGCGGTGGGATGGGAATGAAGCGTTGAAGGATACTTCTGATATCCTGCTCGCAGGTGCAGAAGAAACCTACGAACTGATTGAGCAGATGATCTCCTCCGTGATGCAGCCATTTCGGACGAAACGAATCCATATCGGTATGGACGAGGCACACTTGTTAGGCCGAGGACAATATTTGAAGAAACATGGGTACCGTCCAAGCTTTGAAATCATGAACGATCATTTGAAGGAAGTATTGCAGATCACTCGAAATAAAGGTCTTGATCCGATGATATGGAGTGACATGTACTTCCGGATGGCTTCTGATCAAGGACACTACTACGACTTGGATGCACAAATTCCAGAAGAGGTCACTGAGGAGATGCCGAAAGATGTACAGTACGTCTACTGGGACTACTACCATGAAGATGAAGAATTTTACCGCGCGTTCCTGCAAAAACATCAGTCATTCGGACCAAAACCTTTATTTGCTGGCGGTATCTGGACCTGGAATGGCGTTTCCATCCATTATCCAAAAACCTTCCGTGTGATTGAGGCTTCTTACGGGGCTTGTAAAAAAGAAGGCATCGAAGAAGTCTTCTCCACCCTTTGGGGGGATAATGGGGCGGAAACCAACCCTTTTCTAAGTCTTTTAGGACTCCAGCTTATTGCTGAACATGGATATGCCGAAGAGCCTGATATGGAAAAGGTCAGGGGGCGATTTGCCTTCTGCACAGGAGCAGATATGGATGCTTTTCGAAAAGTCGGAGAGCTGGATCGACCTCCGGGAGTAGAGGAGGGCGAGTTGGAACCCGCTAACCCATCCAAATATTTGTTGTGGCAGGACCCCTTCGTCGGTTTGTTTGATAAACAAGGGGAAGGATTACCTTTGAACACTTATTATGAAGACCTCCATCGTCAATTGGAGCGGGCGAAGAAGGATGTAGGTTCCAGGAGTTGGATCCTGGAGGTGCCCGGTCAAATCTGTGCTGTCTTAAGCCTGAAAAGCGAACTCAATCATCAGTTGAAGACCGCTTATGAGGAAAAAGATTCTAAAGCTCTGCAACAGATGAAAGAACAACTTCTGCCCAACCTATTTCTGGAGGTAGAGCGGTTAAGAGACATGCATTATGAACAGTGGATGAAAGTGAACAAGCCTTTTGGATGGGAAGTTTTGGACATTCGATATGGGGGAGTAATGGCAAGGCTTCGGACAGCGATCCGTAGACTGTCCGACTATTTGGAAGGTCATATTACAGAAATTCCTGAACTTGAAGAAGCAAGGCTTCCTTTTTCATCGCGTGAAAACGGGTATGTCAGGTGCAATGATTATCAGAGCATCGCATCGGCGAACCCGCTTTAA
- a CDS encoding sugar phosphate isomerase/epimerase family protein → MSRFFINTVLLEKNRWEPGRNPSLRVSDWMGRMQSDGFDGIELWENHAMKNSEEEVEALKDHPLPIEIFNSYVGFDDDQEKERAEAAAMIRRLHPKRVKFNFGNSKASLNVYIRNFNDWKDQLPEDCELLCECHPGTVMEDPSTARELLEQLESVGVKAITHPFHEQVNLNDWFNYLGDKIVHAHVSLFKDHAFHSLEDEPDLIHERLQILKERRYRGTFSMEFTKGVAEASETLQEIYAHAVKDFSYLKKQLQTQEVQR, encoded by the coding sequence ATGAGTCGATTTTTCATAAATACCGTCCTTCTCGAAAAAAATCGTTGGGAGCCAGGGCGGAACCCTTCCCTTCGTGTCAGTGATTGGATGGGAAGGATGCAGTCCGATGGGTTTGATGGCATTGAATTATGGGAGAACCATGCGATGAAAAACTCAGAAGAAGAAGTGGAAGCTCTCAAGGATCACCCATTGCCGATTGAAATCTTTAATTCGTATGTCGGTTTTGATGACGATCAGGAAAAAGAGAGAGCTGAAGCGGCAGCGATGATTCGCCGATTACACCCGAAGCGAGTGAAGTTCAACTTTGGAAATTCGAAAGCTTCGTTGAATGTGTATATTCGTAATTTTAATGATTGGAAGGACCAGCTCCCTGAAGATTGCGAGCTTTTGTGTGAGTGTCATCCAGGGACCGTCATGGAAGACCCCAGCACTGCGCGGGAGCTACTTGAACAACTGGAATCGGTGGGTGTCAAAGCGATAACCCATCCATTTCATGAGCAGGTGAATCTGAATGATTGGTTCAATTACTTAGGAGACAAAATCGTTCACGCACATGTGAGTCTTTTTAAGGACCATGCTTTTCATTCGTTGGAAGATGAACCGGATTTGATCCATGAACGTCTCCAAATTCTTAAAGAACGCCGGTATCGAGGAACCTTCTCTATGGAATTTACAAAAGGAGTAGCTGAAGCGAGTGAAACCCTGCAAGAAATTTATGCGCATGCGGTGAAAGACTTCTCCTATTTAAAGAAACAATTGCAAACACAGGAGGTGCAAAGATGA
- a CDS encoding TRAP transporter small permease, which produces MKHFLNLLLAVLTVSVFMQVVFRFLIEQPLAWTEELARYCLIWITFLGAAYAMSLRAHLGVEFFVNSFPLLGRKIMAVLAGIVSLSFFSILVIYGFQLVNKSTSQTSPVLDLPMGFVYLVIPISGIFLIINLLANTISDVLKKEGESHDDPAL; this is translated from the coding sequence ATGAAACATTTCCTGAATCTTTTGCTGGCTGTATTGACCGTTTCTGTATTTATGCAGGTGGTCTTCCGTTTTCTTATTGAACAGCCATTGGCATGGACGGAAGAATTGGCTCGGTACTGCCTGATTTGGATCACTTTTCTGGGGGCGGCTTATGCCATGTCGCTGAGAGCCCATCTGGGCGTGGAGTTTTTCGTGAATTCCTTTCCTTTATTAGGGAGAAAAATCATGGCCGTTCTCGCAGGCATCGTCAGTCTTTCGTTTTTTTCCATCCTTGTCATTTACGGATTTCAGCTTGTAAATAAATCAACGAGCCAGACATCACCCGTCCTCGATCTGCCGATGGGATTTGTCTACCTTGTCATTCCGATCAGTGGCATTTTTCTTATCATTAACCTACTCGCCAATACCATTTCAGATGTGTTGAAAAAGGAGGGCGAATCTCATGACGATCCTGCTCTTTAG
- a CDS encoding TRAP transporter substrate-binding protein → MKKVSFWLVSLLFLMVLAACGSDDASSDGGDETYTLQAGHSLPEDHPYHLGFLEMAENVEERTDGRVKIEVFPNSEIGAERELTEGMTLGTVDLVVSSTAPVTNFVPELAVLDAPFIFKNREEAVNVLEGEVGDTLFSTMKEEGIIGLSWGENGYRHVTNSVRPIEKPADLEGLKIRTQENEIHLAAFEELGAQPTPMAWTEALTALQQGVVDAQENPAIVADQFKLYEANQEHMTLTGHVYSVAIYMMSQQTYDELPEELRDIVMEEGQKVGAMEREMIVEMEKESLQTLKDEGMQIIEEVDTQPFQEAVKPVYDQIEYQDLLNQILDAQE, encoded by the coding sequence ATGAAAAAAGTATCGTTTTGGTTGGTTTCTCTATTATTCTTAATGGTTTTGGCTGCATGTGGAAGTGATGATGCTTCTTCTGATGGCGGCGATGAAACATACACACTCCAAGCTGGTCATTCTTTACCAGAGGATCACCCTTATCATTTAGGGTTCCTTGAAATGGCGGAAAACGTGGAAGAACGAACAGACGGACGAGTGAAAATCGAAGTATTCCCGAACAGTGAAATCGGGGCAGAGCGCGAACTGACGGAAGGGATGACGCTTGGAACGGTAGACCTTGTCGTATCATCAACCGCTCCTGTCACGAATTTTGTTCCAGAATTGGCCGTCCTTGATGCTCCATTTATCTTTAAGAATCGTGAAGAGGCGGTCAACGTTTTAGAAGGGGAAGTAGGAGATACGCTCTTTTCCACAATGAAAGAAGAAGGAATCATCGGACTCTCATGGGGAGAAAACGGCTACAGACATGTGACGAACAGTGTGCGTCCAATTGAAAAGCCTGCCGATTTGGAAGGGTTGAAAATCCGTACCCAGGAAAACGAAATTCACTTGGCAGCTTTCGAGGAATTAGGAGCGCAGCCGACACCGATGGCTTGGACAGAGGCGTTGACGGCCCTGCAGCAAGGAGTCGTGGATGCACAGGAGAACCCGGCGATTGTTGCCGACCAGTTCAAGCTCTATGAAGCCAACCAGGAACACATGACGTTAACAGGCCACGTGTATTCCGTTGCCATTTATATGATGAGTCAGCAAACCTACGATGAACTTCCGGAAGAACTCCGTGACATCGTTATGGAAGAAGGACAGAAAGTCGGTGCGATGGAACGAGAAATGATTGTAGAGATGGAAAAAGAGTCCTTGCAAACATTGAAGGATGAAGGTATGCAGATCATCGAAGAAGTCGATACACAGCCTTTCCAGGAAGCCGTGAAACCTGTGTATGATCAAATCGAATATCAGGACTTATTGAACCAAATACTTGATGCGCAAGAGTAA
- a CDS encoding FAD-binding oxidoreductase, translated as MIEVIEALIQTTAKDRVTTNETVLAQHSKDEAYLEPRNPDVVVFPETSEEVSEIIKIANGFQVPVVPFGLGTSLEGHVIPYHGGISLDFSLMNQQIEVKPDDFLVTVDPGVTRSQLNKKLKPYGLFFSVDPGADATLGGMAATNASGTTAVKYGVMKDQVRSLEVVLPNGKVIQTGTHAAKSSSGYHLSSLFVGSEGTLGCITKLTLQVYGIPEKIVAARVSFRDLNQAVEAVIHLLSAGIELARVELVDEVSIKQVNESNDKNFREAPTLFIEFHGNKASVQHDISFAEELLADADGMDIEFEKDVKGRNELWEARHNLAYSFVHGHPGKKMMVTDVCLPISQLARGIQHAREQMDALSLDGALLGHVGDGNFHALLMIDPDNSEEKQKADLFNEAIVHHALQRGGTCTGEHGVGVGKMKYQKLEHGDSFEVMQQIKMALDPNQIMNPGKIFDRV; from the coding sequence ATGATAGAAGTCATTGAAGCACTGATTCAAACCACTGCAAAGGATCGGGTCACTACAAATGAGACGGTTTTGGCTCAGCACAGTAAAGATGAGGCTTACTTAGAACCAAGGAACCCTGATGTAGTCGTTTTTCCAGAAACGAGTGAGGAAGTTTCTGAAATCATTAAGATAGCCAATGGATTTCAAGTTCCTGTTGTTCCATTTGGATTGGGGACAAGTCTGGAAGGACATGTGATTCCTTACCACGGTGGAATCAGTCTTGATTTTTCATTGATGAACCAGCAAATCGAAGTCAAACCGGATGATTTCCTTGTAACGGTCGATCCTGGTGTGACACGGTCGCAGCTGAATAAGAAGTTAAAGCCGTATGGTCTATTCTTTTCTGTTGATCCAGGGGCGGACGCTACCCTTGGTGGAATGGCCGCTACGAATGCAAGTGGAACGACCGCTGTGAAGTATGGAGTGATGAAAGACCAGGTGAGGAGCTTAGAGGTGGTGCTTCCGAATGGGAAGGTCATTCAAACAGGGACACACGCAGCGAAGTCTTCCTCTGGATACCACTTGAGCAGTCTGTTTGTAGGATCAGAAGGAACCCTCGGCTGCATTACTAAGCTCACGCTTCAGGTCTACGGAATTCCTGAAAAAATCGTCGCTGCCCGTGTATCTTTCAGGGATTTGAATCAAGCGGTGGAAGCAGTCATTCACTTGTTATCTGCAGGCATTGAGCTCGCAAGGGTGGAGCTCGTTGACGAGGTATCGATCAAACAAGTAAACGAGTCGAATGATAAGAATTTCAGGGAAGCACCGACCTTATTCATCGAATTCCATGGCAATAAAGCGAGTGTCCAGCATGACATTTCTTTTGCTGAAGAGTTATTAGCTGATGCAGATGGAATGGATATCGAGTTTGAAAAAGATGTGAAAGGAAGAAATGAGTTGTGGGAAGCGCGTCATAACCTTGCGTATTCTTTCGTTCACGGACATCCTGGGAAGAAAATGATGGTCACTGATGTCTGTCTGCCGATCTCTCAGTTAGCGCGTGGCATCCAACATGCACGCGAACAAATGGATGCGCTTTCACTTGATGGTGCTTTACTTGGTCATGTGGGGGATGGGAATTTTCATGCGTTACTTATGATTGATCCCGACAATTCGGAAGAGAAGCAGAAAGCGGATCTGTTCAATGAAGCGATCGTCCATCATGCCCTTCAAAGAGGGGGAACATGTACGGGAGAACATGGAGTAGGAGTCGGGAAAATGAAATACCAGAAGTTGGAACATGGAGATTCATTTGAAGTGATGCAGCAAATTAAAATGGCGCTTGATCCGAATCAAATCATGAACCCTGGAAAGATTTTCGATAGGGTATAG